The following DNA comes from Terriglobia bacterium.
GCTCCGGCTGAATTCGGCCTCCATTTTGCGAATCCACGGAGACAGTGTGTTTTGCGCGAACCATCGCAGGAGCGTTTCGACGTTGCTGAAAGTCCCGTACTGCAAATCCCCGATGATCGGTGGCGGGACGTTGAACAGCCTTGCCAGCTCCTCAACGGTGAATTGCCTGGACGCTAGGAATTCGGCATCCTCGGGACTGACGGACACTTGTTTCCATGTAAGCCCTTGGTCCAAAACCATGACTTTCGCCGCGTGTTGCGGTCCCGAGTAGACTTCGCGGAATCGCTGCACGAGATACTGAAAGGACTGATCCGACAGCTTGCCGGCGATTTCCAGCACTCCGCTTGGATTCGCGCCATTCTCATAGAGGGAATTGGCAAAGGTCTGGATGCTGAGTCCCGCCTGGACCACGGCCGCCGCGCGTTGCAGCCGGCTGCGCCCGATCAGTCCATCGTCCGTGCGGTCCCGTAAATGGAACACTTCATCCTGGAGCAATCGCCGCGTTCCTCCGGTCCCGCCGTAGATGCTGGTTATTTCCGATACGTCGTACACCAACCGGCCGTTCGGCAGGAGCTGGACCTCGACCCACTCCCAGGGAACCGGCCGCAGGCCCACGACTGCGCCGGCGCTGTCCGTGACAATGTCCGAAAGAGCATTGCCGCGCAGCAGGACGCTGGCCATCGTCCACTCACACCAGTCCGCCCAGGTTTGATGCTGATTCGGTCCAGATGCAATCAGACGCGCGACAGCATGGTTGTCATCCAACTCCCTGGTTATCACATCCAGGTGACTGAGAGCGAGGGCGCGCAGCTTCCCAGATCGTGGCCTTCAGGGCGATGCAGTCCTAACCATCTAAACAAGAATCTGACAGCACACACGAGACAAGGCGCGACGGGTTGCACTACGGCCCGCAACCGACAACGCGGCTTGTCTTCCATCCTCCGGCTCAAATCGGGTAAGGCGAAAAGTGAAGCGGGGGTGCGCCGGCCTTGGATGCTCAGTGCAGGAGGTTCATGCGGCGCAGGATGTCCCGGAAGCCTGGTTCGGATCGCAAGGCATCCCACTGGGGGGAACAGGCGACGTAGGGCAGATTGGGGTCGTGCTCATCATAGGCTTTTCCCAGCCAGCGGATAGCACTTTGCTTGTCTCCGCCTAAGAGATAGTCGTCCACAATGTCCATGGCCGTCCTGCCCTTGCCATAGTATTTCGCATCCACATCGGCCGCCTGGCCCCAGGCTGCGCTATATCCTGATTCCGGGTAAGCCTTTTCAACGACACTCCATAGCTCTGGGAAATCCGCGGCCAAAAACTGCTTATCCATGGCATGGGCATCGTCGTATCTTTTCAGCTCGCGAAGGGAGAGGTAGAGCGCGCCGATCGCGACCCCCGCGTCGGCTTGCAGAGCCAGGGCTTTTCGGGCTTGGACGATGGCGTCCTCATATCGCCGGGCGAAATAGAGATCGATAGCGTAGAAGCCTTGGGCGGCGATATTGTACGGATCGAGGTCCGCAGCTTTCCGTCCCTGGGCCAAACCCTCCTCCGTTCGGCCCATGATCATCAGAAAATGAGCATATCCCCCGAGGCATTCATTGGGATCGAGCTCCAACGACCGCTTGTACTCTCGCTCTGCGGCTGCCCAGTCCCACTTCGTATAGGTGAATCTAGCGGCCAGGTAACCGTGCGCGAGGGCATTGTTGTCGTCCAACTGGACGGCTTTTTGCGCGAACTCCCATGACTTGGGCCCAGCCTCCGCGGGTGGAGTGAAATAAAATTGTTGGCGGCTGGCCCAGACGGAGGAGAGCTTGGCGTAGGCCGCGGCATAGTCGGGGTCAATCTTGAGGGCCGCCTTGAAATAGCTTTCCGCCGTGTCAAGGCTAGCTTTGGTGAGCATATTCAGCAACATCGAGCCTTTGAGATAGGCATCGTAAGCCTCGGGGTTGACCTTGCGCACATTGGCCAGCCGTGCCTGTTCCGCCGGCAGCAGCTTCAGTGCCAATGACTCCGCCACCTTCCGCGCCACCTCGCTCTGCAAAGCCAGGATGCCCGACGCCTCGCGCTCGTAGATGTCGGCCCAGAGCTGCGTTTGATCCCGCACCTGAATCAGCGCGGCCTCGATGCGGATCCGGCTGGCCTCACGGCCGGCACTTCCTTCCAGCACGTAGTCCACCCCAAGCTCGCGCCCGATCTGATCGATCGATTTCTCGCTCTTCTTGTAGCGCATCACCGACGTCCGCGCGATCACGCTCAGACTCTGCGGATGCAGTCGTCCCAACTGCGCGATCATCTCCTGCGTCAACCCGTCGCTCACGTGTTCCTGCTCCGGATCACCCGTCAGGTTCGCAAACGGCAGCACCGCCAGCCTGACCGCCCGAGCTGGGATTCCCATCCTCCCCGCCATCCGGCTCCTCAGCCCGCCCACATCCAGTCCCACCAGGATCCCCGCCAGTATGACGAGCGCCAACACCACAGCCGCAATCACCGGCCAGCGACTGCGGGCAAGCCGGTAGCGCCATCCCACCCACGGCGACACCGTCCCTGCCTGCACCGCAATCAACGCTTCCCGCAATTCACTCGCCTTCTGATACCGCTTCCCGGGATCCTTCTCCAAACAGCGCCCGATCACCGCACCCAGCTCTGCCGGCACTTGGGATGGCAACGGCCGCGGCGCCTGGCTCAAAATCGCCGCTGTCAACTCGAACCCGCCCTCGCCATAGAACGGTCGTGCGCCCGACGCCATTTCATACAGCGTCACGCCCAACGCCCAGATGTCGCTGCGGGCATCGGCGTCCCGGGCGCGCAATTGCTCCGGCGACATGTAAGCCAGCGTTCCGACCGTGCTCCCGTCCGAGGTCAGAGCCGTGAGGGTCTCCGCCGCACTCTCCATCCCCTCCGTAGGAACCAGCTGCTTGGCCAGCCCGAAGTCCATCACCTTGGCGTGACCCGTCCGCGTCAGCATGATGTTCGCGGGCTTGATGTCGCGGTGGATGATGCCCTTTCCGTGCGCCTCCTCCAGTGCTTCGGCCGCCTCGATTGCGATCGGCAGCGCCTCCTCCGGCGGCAAGGGCCCCTGCTCGAGCCGGTCTTTGAGTGAGCGGCCTTCGACATACTCCATAACGATGATGTCCTGGCCGTCGGATTCGGCCACTTCATTGATGTGGCAGATGTAGGGATGGTCGAGCGCCGCGGCGGAGCGGGCTTCGCGGATGAAGCGCTTGTGGGCGGTGAGGTCCCGTTGCATTTCAAGAGGAAGAAATTTCAGGGCGACCTTGCGATGAAGCGACAAGTCCTCGGCCAGAAACACCTCGCCCATGCCGCCCTGGCCCAGCTTTGCAGTGATTCGGTAGTGCGAGACGGTCTTGCCGATCTCAGGCATGCGCGCCTCTGCAAAGGCGATACGCCCATTGCAATGACGTCAACCGGAATGGTCGCTATTATAATTTGGAAGACAGGGATCGAGAAAGCTCAATCAGTAACACTCACGAGGATTGTGGGCCCCCGTAAGCCGTTGCGCTGGCTATAAATGGGCTTGTGAAATTGACTGAAGACCGGTCACTTGGACCTATAACGCGCATACCGTCAAAGTGACGAGCGGCTTGGATCAGCGGCTCCAAGGGCAAATCAAGTTTCCAGTATCGCGACTAATCAGGCATATGGCCGAAAGCGATGGCCGCGCAACTTCCCGGATCAGTGCGAGAGTATCAGAGGCTTCACTCCCGCGATAAGCACAATACCGCACTGAGTATTTGGTGGTGACGAATTGGCTGCGGCTATGCCGCGCCAGGTATTTCATGGTTCAAATTCGCCGCCATCGCGGATGGAATTCTGACTCGCGCAAGGATCGGCTGGACGGATCGCCGGGAGTCAGAGTGAACCTCCTTCTTCCCTCATTTGGCGACGGGATCGTCGTACAGCACTGCCTTCTCGCCCTTTTTGGCGATGAGATCGTCATAGAGCGCGACAATTTTGTCGCGCCGCGCCATCACCCCGTCGATCTCTCCTTTGCTGAGATATTCTGTTCTGAGGTATTTTGTATTCCGCGCAAGTTCGTTGCGGTCCAATGTGCGCAATCGTTCCAGGAGATGCCGCTCACATCGATTGCGTCAGGTTCTTTTTATCCCTGATCTCCCTGTTGAGGCGGAAGGCACGCGTGAAGTCTATCATGCAAATCCGCCAATCCTCGGAGATCAGGACATTGGTGAGGTTGGGATCGATATCATAGACCAGCCCGGGGAATACGATATTGAATCATAAAACCTCCTCAATGTGTGAAACCTGACGCACCATCCTCATGTCCATTGCGTGATCCCGGCCGGCGGTCGATCCCCAAATCACCAAGCCTGGATCCATCCACGGTATGGTTTCTTTCTGCCAAGTGGCGCACTCAGCCGCGCTTACTTTTTCACCGTTGGGACGAGGCGCTTGAGTTCCTCAAACCAGTTAAGTACAAGATTCATTGCGGTGACAGGCGTGGGCTTATTTTGTTCGCGCTTGACCATGAGAAATCGCTGCGAGTCGAGGGACAGGTCGTAGGTGCGTATGGGCCAGCCGGAACTGTATCCGGGTTTCTCAAATAGGAGTCGCGGCTTGCTGGCCGCCAAGCCGCCGTCTGTCCGGACATCCACGACCCACACTTGATTCGGCCGTCGATAGAAAAGCTGTCTGCCATCTCTTGCCCAAAGCGGCTCGCTGCCCCCTTCGCTCGATACCTGCTGCTTCATGCCTGGACCGGGGAAAGGCCGGACATAAACCTCCTGGCGATTTGACTCATCGGATGTGTAGGCCATCCAGCGACCGTCGGGCGAGAATTCCGGATACCATTCCTCGAACTTCGAATTCAGGAACGGCGTCACGCGTCCTGAGGAGACATCCAGCAAAGAAATGTCCCAACGCGAATCCGGGTGAGAGTCCACGAAAGCGACCGTTTTCCCATTCGAATACCACGATCCTGGGCGTTGACCGTATTCGCCTGTTGTCAAGCGCTCCATCGGTGAGCTTCCATCGTAAGGTTGCCAGAACAGGCTATCTGCCGTGGATTTTCCCCATGAGAAAAGCAGCCGTTTGCCGTCGGGAGTCCAGATCGTATAGAAAGTCCATCCCTCGCCGGTCAGCCGACTGTTCGTGCCTCTGCCCAAGTCATACACATAGACCTGCCACTCTGGTCCGGATGTCACCTAAGCGATTCTCTGGCCATCAGGAGAGAGACGCGGAGCGAAGAAGGGGACTTGCAAATCTGCGGCTGGCTGCTCTGCTCCTCTCTGATCCACCCATACGAGCGAGTTGCTTTGGGGCGGAGGAACGCCTCCTGGCGCATAAATGAGCGACCCGGTGTCGGAGATGCCGAACTGACCAGCACCAATGTGATGAGAACTATACGATAGGCCGAAGGCCTGCATGACGTTTTCCACGAGCGCGATCGGCTGGCCGATGACCTCCAGCCTGGCCGGATCAAATCCCACGGCCATGAGCGTCCCCTGCCTCAGGAAAACAAGGTGCCCCGTGGGAACGTACCTGGCATCTGCCGCGTCCTGAAACAGGACATGCCACTCGCCGGTATCGAGTCGGAGCAGGGCAAGTGAGGGTTTCGGATCATAGGGGAACTTCAATATGGTGAAAAGCACGGCCTTCCCATTGGGAAGCCAGGATGGCAGGCGGTGGCTGCACTCGTCCCGCTTTGGGTCAGGCTTGGTTAACGTCTCGGGCTTCCCGCCCTCAGCCGATACCCTTGAAAGCCCGGTGACATCTCCATCCGCAAACACAATGCTGTTGTCGCGACCCCAATTCGCACCATAGAGAGCTGAAGCGTCGCACAAAGCACTCGGGACACCACCTTCAACGAGAACCTTCTTCAACTTGCCGTCTGACCAGAATCCCACCCAGCGGCTGTCGGGCGACAGGAAGGGACTGGTACCCCCTTCTGTCCCGGCGATGGGCTTGGCTGCCGATTGGTCCATTCTCCGCAGGTACAACTGAGGCTTTGCCTGAGGGCCGGGATTCTCCTCGATCGCGCTGTAGACGATAAACATGCCGTCACTGGAAATGGTCACAGCAGTTCGGCCGGGACGCTCCATATCATAGGCTTGGCCTGGCAGTCGGAGACCCGGCTCGACCTTGATGGTTGACCAGACCACCGAAGGAGAGGGCGCAGGCCGAATGTAGCTCATGAACGTCGGCCCGATGAGGATGCCCGCTATAAGCGCAACCGCCGCACCGGCAACCAGCCACAGAAGCGAGGCTCGCCGGGGAGCCTCCACTGCGTCGGCGAGAAAAGACGCCGGCGTTTCAATCTCGAACCGGGCGTCGCCGATGTCGCGCAGCCGGAGAGCCGGGTCCTTCTGAAGGCATCGGTGCAACAGGTCCCTGACCCGCCACGGCGTAACAGAGGGAAGCGCCTTCCAGTCCGGCTCGCCTTTGAGGATCGATGCCACTGTTTCGGTAACAGTGTCCCCTTGGAAAGCCTTCCTCCCCGTCAGGCATTCGTACAGCACGCAGCCGAACGCCCAAATATCCGTTCGCTTATCTACCACTTTGCCTTTAGCCTGCTCGGGACTCATGTAGGCGGCAGTGCCGAGAATCGCTCCGGCTCGCGTCGCCAGTTCGCTGATGGTCGGGGATTGCGCGATGTCGTCCGCCGCCGTTTCCGCGTGGAATGCCTTTGCCAACCCGAAGTCCAAGATCTTGACCTTGCCTTCCGGGGTGACCTTCACGTTGGCAGGTTTGAGGTCGCGGTGGACGATGCCTCTTTCGTGGGCGGCTTCAAGGCCCTCGGCGATTTGGCGGCAAACCTCCAAGGCTTCGTCCACCGGCAACGGGCCTTTGGCGATGCGCTCAGCCAGCGCCTCACCTTCCACCAGCTCGAGCACCAAGAACCGCTTTTCTCCAACTTCGTCCAGGCCATGAATGGCGGCGATATTGGGATGATTCAGCGATGCCAGCAGCTTCGCCTCCCGCTCGAATCGGGAAAGTCTTTCCGGATCTCCGGCGAAGATGTCGGGCAGAACCTTAATGGCAACCTGACGGCCCAGGGTCGTGTCCTCGGCACGGTAGACGACGCCCATTCCTCCCTGGCCCAGCTTTTCAGTGATCCGGTAGTGTGAAATGGTCCTGCCGATCATGGAGAAGTCCTCCATTGGCAATTCGCACATCACGAACTGAAGCACCTGAAGTTGCTGTCATTATAATCGCCCTGCGCGCCAGGGGGTAACTGAATCGGCAGCACTCGGCGGGATCGCGGGCGCGCGCAAACTGCATGTCGGCCAGTCCGGCTTGTGGGAAATTGGGCTGATGAACAGTCATTTGCCTGGTTAACGCGCTACCCCTAGAAGTCCGCCTGGGATGCGGGCGCAATTCTGGGCTGCTGCACCGATACTACCTATGACCCGAAGGCCGGGCTGGAGCATGAGCTAAAGACCCTCAATCCGATGTTCTCAATGCAGGACATCATCAAAATGATGGGGCCCAATACGGCGTCCTACACCCAGATGAGCGACCAACTCGGAACGCCGGAGCAGGGCAAAATCGCCGACCTCATTCTTCTGGATGGCAATCCGTCGGAGGGCTATTGGAACTTGCTGAAAAGTAAATTATATGTACCCTGTGTGAGTAGATTACCTTTACTCAAAGGGGGGCGGTTATGCAACACCGCACGACCAGAGTCAATCCTTCGGAAGAAACCATCAAGATTGGTCCGTTAGGGATCCGGTTCCTACTCACGGGCGATGATTCCAACGGCGGCGTATCAGTGTTCGAGGTTCTCGTCCCCGCCGGGCAGAAGCTGGCGGCGCCGGCCCACAAGAACGACGCCTACGAGGAGATCCTCTACGGCGTCGAGGGCGTCCTCACTTGGACGGTTGACGGCACGCCCATCGAGGTTGGTCCCGGGCAGGCGCTGTGTATCCCTCGAGGCGCGGTGCACCGCTTCGATAACCTTGGCAGCGAGAATGTGAAACAGCTCGCCGTCATCACCCCTGCAATAATGGGCCCCGCGTACTTCCGCGAAGCTGCCGAGGTGATCGGTGCCGCCGGCAGCGGCCCGCCCGACCGCGCGAAGATGACGGATATCTTCAGGCGTCATGGCATGACGGTGGCCGCGCCCCCGTCTACTAAGTAGCGGGGGGTCCTCTGTGGCCGTTCTCTGCCATTCCATCTGAGAAGTGATGTTCCTCGAGGTCGGAACAGCGTACACGGAATTCCGCAGCCGATGAGCGGCCTGCTCGATTACGAATACCTTGCACTCCTACACGTCGTGTGTTATACGTGTAGAAGATCGAGGTATAAATATGCCAGAGAAATCCGACCTGCCTCAAGGCACCCTGGACTTACTGATTCTAAAGGTCGTCGCGCTCGGCCCGGTACACGGGTACGCGATCGCGCAACGGCTGCAACAGGTCTCGCGCGATGTCGTTCAGGTTCCCCAAGGGTCACTCTACCCGGCGTTGCACCGGCTCGAGAACCGCGGACTGCTCGCTGCGGACTGGAAACAGACCGAAACGGGGCGTGAAGCAAAATTCTATCGTCTGACCCCGGAAGGGCGAAAACAGCTTGAAGTAGAAGCCGCCAGCTGGGAGCGCTTGACCCAGGCAGTCGGCCTCATCCTCGGCATGGCAGACGGAGGTACGCGATGACCTGGTGGCAGCGTCTGTGGCGGCGAAAGCAACTGGAAGAGCTGCTCGACAAGGAGCTTCGCTTCCATCTCGACCAGCATACGAGCGATCTGATCTCACAAGGCCACGATCCCGGGGAAGCACGGCGACTGGCCCTCCTCGCTATCGGCGGTTCGGAACAGGTCAAGGAGAGCTGCCGGGATGTCCGCGGCACGCGCTGGTTGGAAGACCTGTTGCAGGACGTCCGCTATGCGCTCCGCACCCTGCGGCAGAAGCCGGGATTTGCGGCTGTCGCCCTGTTGACACTTGCCCTTGGCATCGGAGCGACGACCGTCATGTTCACCGTCGTCAATGGTGTGCTGCTGAAACCGCTGCCTTACCTGGAACCCGACAGTCTGGTTATCCTAAATGAACAGACGGAAAAGGTCAGCAGTCCAATTTGGGGCAATCTGTGGGCATTTGCCTATCCTAACTTTCTTGATTGCAGAGGTGAGAGCCGCTCCCTGGCCATGGCGGCGTTGCGCTACAGGGGAGGCATCGTAAGCGAGTCCGGGGAAGCCGAGTATGTTGACGGCTTTCAGATCTCGGCTGAAATGTTCTCCGTCCTGGGTATTCATCTCTCAAGAGGGCGCGCCTTCCTGCCCGAAGAAGACCGGCCCGGCGCAGCGCCCGTGATCATCGTGAGCCACGGTTTGTGGCAGCGCCGCCTCGCCGGAAGCCCCGGAGCGGTCGGTTCGCCGCTTGTTTTTGACGGAAAGCCCTACACCGTTGTCGGCATCGCGCCCGCGGGTTTCCGTTTGAACGGAGACGAGGTGGATGTGTTTACACCGCTCGGTCAAGACACTTCACCGAGTATGCAGAATCGCGACAGGCATCCCGGCATCAGTGTTCTTGCGCGCCTCCAACCCGGCATGACGCTGGTCCAGGCACAGACGGAGCTGGCGCTGATCGGCCGCCATCTGGCTAAGCAGTACCCGAAATCCAATGCAGGCCGCAGCTTCATAGCTCAGCCGCTTCGTCCGCAGGTCGGAGATGTCCGGTCCACGCTCTGGTTGCTCCTGGGCGCGGTCAGCCTGGTGTTGCTGATTGCGTGTGCCAACGTGGCGAGTTTGTTGCTGGCGCGCGCGGTTTCACGCGAGCGTGAGCTGGCCATGCGCGTGGCGCTCGGGGCGGGCCGGAGCCGGCTGGTGCGCCAATGCCTGACCGAGAGCGCGGTGCTGGCGCTTTCCGGTGGCGCGCTCGGCCTTTTGATCGCAGCCATCGGGATGCGGCCGTTTGTGGTGTTTTGGCCGGGCAGTTTGCCGCGCGCTGAAGAGATCCACCTCGACTGGCATGTGCTGCTCTTCGCCATCGCCGCTTCCCTCTTGAGTGGACTTCTTTTCGGACTGGCGCCGGCCTTGCGCGCTCCCGCCCGCAACGTCGAACAGGCCCTCCGTGCCGGAGCGCGGACGGTTGCGGGGCGTTCGCGCCGCCTGCACAGTGTTTTTGTCGTATCCGAATTCGCCCTGGCGGTCGTGTTGTTGGTCGCTGCCGGGATGCTCGGACGCACGCTCCTGCGGCTCTCATCCCTTAATCCAGGCGTTGACTTCCGGAACGTGCTGGTCACCCGGATGGCGCTTTCACCCAGCGTGCTGGCAGACCCGGCGCGGATTCGCGCGGCCTGGCAGGACGTTCTGGAGCGCGCTCGCCTGGTACCGGGAGTGGAGTCCGTTGCGGCGGTCGATACCGTGCCGATGCGCCAAGGCAACAACCAGCTCGGCTACTGGACCACCCCGGCTGTGCCACCGCCGAACGAGCAGCCCATAGCGTTGGCGACGAGCGTGACGCCGGATTATCTGAAGGTCATGGGTATCCCGCTGCTCAAAGGGCGATTCTTCAACGACCACGATCGGCAAGGCAATGAACCCGTCGTGGTGATTGATGACGTTTTGGCACAACACGCTTTCCGCGGACAGGATCCGGTCGGGAAGCGCCTCTGGATCCCAGCCACGGCCAGCCCTTTCTCGTCGGACACCCAGGTCCCCGACCCGGTCCGGGTGGTGGGTGTGGTCGGCCATGTCCGGCATTGGGGGCTCGCCGGCGACGATCAGGCGCAAGTGCGCGCACAGTTCTATTATCCTTTCGCCCAGGTGGCGGACCCACTTCTGCGGCGTTGGTCCGAACTCATGTCGGTTGCCGTCCGGACCAGCATCGCGCCGTTGAATGTGGTCGTACCACTGCGGAGGGAACTACGCGGAGCTACCGGTGGAGCCACAGGCGACCAAGCCCTCTATGAAGTTCGCACCATGGAACAGCTCGTGAGCGATTCCCTCGCCCGGCAACGCTTCCTTTTGCTGTTGTTCGGCATATTCGCCGGGCTGGCTCTGCTGCTGGCGTGCATCGGCATTTATGGTGTGCTGGCGTACTTGACCGGCGAGCGCGTGCCGGAAATCGGTGTACGCATGGCACTCGGGGCTACCGCCGGCGATGTCATGTGGCTTGTGCTCCGGCAGAGCCTTAGCATGATTTTCATCGGCGTCGGTGTGGGCATATCGGTCGCCTTGGCAGCAGGCCGCTTGCTGGAACACCTGGTGCCCGGGGTTAGGACCACGGAGCCGCTGACTTTCGTCATGATGATTTCCGTACTTGTCGTTGCGGCGCTGTTCGCCAGTTTTGTACCGGCCCGTCGCGCGAGCCGGATAGAGCCAATGAGAACCTTACGCCAAGAGTAGGGCGGCATCCGGTGCGCGGTGCCGCCGGCTTGCTGAACCTGGAGCGGCAATACAATCGCGTGCAATTGTGCAACACGTCGCTCCCCCTAACAGGTTGTGGTACGCACCATGTCGCACAATCGAAGGGGCGACTGCAGCTCCCTCACCCAGCCCCCCAGGTTACGCAATTGTGGCTGCTGCGCAGTCAAGATTTGCGCAACCTGTGATTGTGCAACACGTCGCTCCCCCTAACAGGTTGTGGTACGCACCATGTCGCACAATCGAAGGGGCGACTGCAGCTCCCTCACCCAGCCCCGCCAGGGGCGACCGCAGCGAACAGCCCAGGGCGCAAGCCCTGGGTCCAGGCGATCGCAAAAAGGGAGCCCTGTAAGGGCGATGCAGCTCACCCGCTTTTTCTGTGTCGCCCTGTCAGCTCATCCTTGGGTGGGGTCCAATCCCAGGCCTTGTGCGGCCTGGGCTGTAAACTGCGGCCGCCCCTGCAGGGCTGGCAGTAACCCACGGCTCGCCCGGCCAGAGGCCGTGGGTTTAGCACGCACTAAAATCCGGCTTTAATGGTTTTTGCATCACAGGGATCCTGCCTGTGGCTGGACTTTCTACATTGATTACGATGCTCTCAGAACATCTTTTTTCGAAGCAGCCCCTCATGCACCTGGGGCGCACCCTGCGACGCATGACAAGCTCATGTTATCCGGTCGGCGAACGTCGGTATCGGAATCGGTATCGCAGTCGCTATCGCGGTCGCTATCAGCTTTTGCCGGCTAATAGTTCCGATTGCGATAGCGATTGCGATCCCGATTCCGATCCCGATACCGATTTGTCTATTTTCGAAGCAATCGCATAATGGTGACGCAAGTTTTGCGAGAACAAAGGCTGGCCCTGCTGCGTAAGTGAAGTGCGAGGACACGATGACCCGCTCGGAGCAAACGGATTCGGCCGGACTCTACCGGGAGATCGAGGAAAAGGAGATCCTGGCCCAGCTCAAAGCGGGGGAGCGTCGCAATCTGGGCGCACTGATGGATCATTTCGGAGCCGCTCTGATGAGTTATCTTCTGGCCCTCACCGGCAAGCGCGATCTCGCCGAAGACGTCTTCCAGGACACCTGGGTCCGGGTCATGGAACGCATCGACGGCTACGACACGGCCCGGAGCTTTTCCCCGTGGCTCTTCCGCATCGCCAGAAACCTGGCATATGACCGGCTCCGGCTTCTGCGCTGGAAAAGCCAGTTGGGAATCGGGGCGGCAAATCGGGGAGATCCGGCGATCGAGATCGCCGCTCCGGGCGATTTTCGCGAGGGCATGATGGCGCAGGATTTGGCCGAGGCCCTGCTCACCGGGCTCGATCCGGTATTGCGCGAAATGATCTGGCTGCGATTCTACCGGGACCTGAGCTATGAAGAGATTGCCGAACACTGCCGTTTGCCCCTGGGCACTGTCAAGAGCCGTCTGGCGCGA
Coding sequences within:
- a CDS encoding ABC transporter permease; amino-acid sequence: MTWWQRLWRRKQLEELLDKELRFHLDQHTSDLISQGHDPGEARRLALLAIGGSEQVKESCRDVRGTRWLEDLLQDVRYALRTLRQKPGFAAVALLTLALGIGATTVMFTVVNGVLLKPLPYLEPDSLVILNEQTEKVSSPIWGNLWAFAYPNFLDCRGESRSLAMAALRYRGGIVSESGEAEYVDGFQISAEMFSVLGIHLSRGRAFLPEEDRPGAAPVIIVSHGLWQRRLAGSPGAVGSPLVFDGKPYTVVGIAPAGFRLNGDEVDVFTPLGQDTSPSMQNRDRHPGISVLARLQPGMTLVQAQTELALIGRHLAKQYPKSNAGRSFIAQPLRPQVGDVRSTLWLLLGAVSLVLLIACANVASLLLARAVSRERELAMRVALGAGRSRLVRQCLTESAVLALSGGALGLLIAAIGMRPFVVFWPGSLPRAEEIHLDWHVLLFAIAASLLSGLLFGLAPALRAPARNVEQALRAGARTVAGRSRRLHSVFVVSEFALAVVLLVAAGMLGRTLLRLSSLNPGVDFRNVLVTRMALSPSVLADPARIRAAWQDVLERARLVPGVESVAAVDTVPMRQGNNQLGYWTTPAVPPPNEQPIALATSVTPDYLKVMGIPLLKGRFFNDHDRQGNEPVVVIDDVLAQHAFRGQDPVGKRLWIPATASPFSSDTQVPDPVRVVGVVGHVRHWGLAGDDQAQVRAQFYYPFAQVADPLLRRWSELMSVAVRTSIAPLNVVVPLRRELRGATGGATGDQALYEVRTMEQLVSDSLARQRFLLLLFGIFAGLALLLACIGIYGVLAYLTGERVPEIGVRMALGATAGDVMWLVLRQSLSMIFIGVGVGISVALAAGRLLEHLVPGVRTTEPLTFVMMISVLVVAALFASFVPARRASRIEPMRTLRQE
- a CDS encoding RNA polymerase sigma factor, with the protein product MTRSEQTDSAGLYREIEEKEILAQLKAGERRNLGALMDHFGAALMSYLLALTGKRDLAEDVFQDTWVRVMERIDGYDTARSFSPWLFRIARNLAYDRLRLLRWKSQLGIGAANRGDPAIEIAAPGDFREGMMAQDLAEALLTGLDPVLREMIWLRFYRDLSYEEIAEHCRLPLGTVKSRLARALDQLGHRYRYMKGAAHA